DNA from Chloroflexota bacterium:
ACCCGATCCAAATTTCATATAACTTCCATCTCGTATCTGTTTTTTGCGCTGCTCTTGATGGTAGGGCTATCGGCTTGCAGGCCGGTCGCGCCTGCTGATACGGCCAGCACAAGCCTGGACAGCCAACTCGCCGATAGCACCGCTGAACCCATAGCGGTCAATACCGGCAAAAATATGATTACCACCGCCCAGGCCAGTATGCCGGTATTGACCGAAGATCATCAGGGTCTGGTATACGGCCCTGACCAATTGGTGCTTGTGTTTGTTGAAGGTTTCCAACCTAGCGAAACCCTTTCTGTCAGCGCCATGCACGAAACTGTCGGAGTGGTTAAATCTGCTGAAGCCCAAGCCAATGCGCGTGGTGAGGCCATCATCTACCACTATACCCAACCCAGCGCCGAAGATGAAGGCGCATATCCCGCAGGCGCGATCACCTTCTGGGTGAGTGGCAGCAGCGGCACAGTCAAATCATATACCTTCCGCATTGACTATGCCCATACTCCGCAACCCGCCCAAATGGGATGCGGCACGTACCCAGATTCACCAATACACCGGGGGAGTGCTTTCGTTGCTTGGTGCAGCGGCTTTTTAAAAGACAGCTACCAAATCACTGAATATAAAGCACCAATGAGCATATCCCAGGGAGGCAATGTGCTGCTTTCTGAACCCATAGCCGATATTATGGCCGATGGGCTGGGTCTTGTTTGGCTTTACACCGAAAGCGGTGATCCTACCGGTGTATGGGACATCGCAATAGATACCCAAACCATCCAAATTCAAGTTGAGGAGTAATCCACCCCATGAAATACATCCAATCTAACCATCGCTGGCTTTTCCTATTTGCTTTTGCTCTTTTGCTGGCAGCCGCCCTCATTCAGGCTGATTCTGTTCAGGCTGTGACGAATAAAACTGGCGGCAACAATGCCAACTTATGCATGTGTGCTATTCGTAGGCCAGCACCACCCCCACCGCCATCAAGCGGGGGTGGAAGCGGATCATCTCCAGCTCCTGCCCCTAGAAATAACGATGACGACGAAGACGAACCAGCACCGCGGCGCAACCCAGCCCCCGCAGCCCCGGCCCCTGCGCCCACGGCCTGCACGCCGCTCTATGCCGCGCCCACGATTGGCGGTGGCGGACACAGCCCGAATTTTCCACTCACCATCGGTCAAGACCCGGACGATCTCGGCTTTGATGTAACTGCCACGGCTGCCGGTGGCGCAAAAACCAATAGCTGTCCTGGAGATAGTCGCAGCCCGATTGTGGCACTCGAAGGTATCTCGGTTGAATTAACCGCCGAAACGAGAGACTGGATCAACGGCGAATTGGCCCAGCTATACCCCGGCGCAACTGTCAAAGACAGCTACCCCTTCAATCCCCACGAAAACACAACCGGCACAGGCACGCCCGATGCCCGCACCACGATTCATGTGGATTCGCTTGACCCTGGTGATTACGTGGTTACAGTGCGCGCTACGCAGGCGGATGGGCAATCCTTCAGCCAGGCTTTCACTGTGCATGTATCCCTGATCGAAACCACTATCACCGGCCCGTAATTGAGGTGGAACGTGACCAACCTGGACGCAAAAATCATTACTGAAATGCTTCAATCGCTTGCACGCAAACCACTCGGCTTTGTGCTGGTGGTTGACGACCAGAAGACGCGCGTCATTGACTACCGCATGATGGAACTGGATGACGTGCTTGATCTGCTGGATGAAAACGGTCTTTTGCGTCCAGGTGAAACCAATGGAGAGAACACCCTATGAAACGAATCCCTATCCTCATCGTGGCGCTGATCGGCCTGGCGTTACTCTTTGCCTGGTATCAATCGCAACCGGTAAACCAGGCGCAGCCCGTGATTGTAGCGGCCAACGGCCTGCCCGCCGGTCATGTTATTCAAGCGACCGATCTAAAAACAGTACGCCTTGACCCTGATGTTATCCCCGAAGGCGCATTTAGCCAAATTGATGCCCTAATCGGCCAGCCAGTGGGCGTTACCCGCACCATCGGGGACATCATCACCCAGACCCATCTGGGTGAAGTAAGCCTGCCTTTATACCCTGGTGAGCGTGCCATTGGCATTTCATTGAGCGATTCTGGTGGTCTGGCCGGTCTGTTACAAGCCGGGGACTATGTGGATGTCACCGCCGTAATGCTGCGCACCGAAGGCAGCTCGAATGTGTACTCGAAGGTGGTGGCTGAAGATTTGCGCGTGATATATGTTTCGCCTGATTTCCGCGCCCTGGAACTCAACCCCGAAGCCCAGGCTACGGCACAGGCCAGCGGATCGTCCTATGCCACCACCCAGAAACGCAGCGCCCGCGGGACGGTCAACCTGGCTGTGCCGATTGATGCAACGGTCGTGTCGTATGTCTTTGCGGATGCGATTGGTCATCAATCGGTGACGGTCAGCTTACTTGATCTACTTCCGGCGCTGGATCACTCTACTGATGTTGAAATGTCGCTCTTGATGTCGAACTCGGCTGCGGTTCAAGATGGCCCGATCTACTCCTCGGGCGTATTTCTGCCCGATCTGGTGGTGCGCCCGGATGAACACTCTGCCACACCCACCCCCGTTATGTATCTCCAAACCACCCCCACACCATAAAGAGCAAAATATGAATGATCGTATGAATACTTTAGATACTGGCCGGGTGCGTCTGCTGCTTGCCGGGCAACCCCAACAGGTGCAAGCCTGGGCGGGCTGGTTTGCTTTGCAAGAGCAGATCGAAACTCTGACCGCGATCCAGGCCCCTAGCGTATTGCCACAACTCCACCGTGCGCAGGTGGCTTTGTTGGATGCGTCCCTGTTTACCCCCCAGAAGCTATTGGAACTCTTGGGAAATAACGGCCAACATCCGATCTATGTGCGTTTGCCGCACTTGCAGGCAGCGCAAGCCCAGAAAATCGAGGGCGCCCTACGCCACTATGCCACTGTGCATGGCGTATACACCGGGGAAGTACCACTGGAGGTTATCACGCCCCAAATTACCGCCCTGCAAGGGGTAATGAAGCCCATAGTCCCCACCCCTGGCCTGACCCCAGCCCAGGCAGAAACCCCGCCGGTGGTGATCGGGGTGTGGAACGGCGAGGGAGGCGTCGGGAAAACCACGGTGTCCACCAATCTCAGCTACGCGATTGCCCAGCAAGGTCTCAAAACACTCTATCTCAATCTGGATGCCCCGGACGATGGCGCATTTAAGCTCAAACTGAAAGCCTTCCCCAATATTGACCACTGGCGCACCAAACCCACCGCGGATTACCTGGCAACGCTGATCCAAAACGCCGGAATGCTGGATGTTCTGGCCGGTTTCCGGGACGTATTTTCGCAAGAGGAAACGATCAAGACCGATGCCGATCAACCCGGCTCGATTGCCCAACTGATTGAGCAAGCCAAAGCACACTATCAGGTCATTGTCATGGATACCCCACAGGCGCATATTGCACCGCATGTACTCCCGTTGTGCAATCAATTGATTCTGGTGGCAGGCCCCGGCTCCGGTGATGTTTATCGCACCGTTGTGGCTTACCGCACGGTCGTAGATCAAACGGGCAGCATATCCGATGATGCGGTGCATGTGGTGGTCAACCGGGTGCAACCCGGCCACCGGTTAAGCGCAGAAGAATGGAGTGATGCTGCCACCCAAAAGCTGGGGCGCAAGTTCCCGCCGGTTGTGGCGCAAATCCAGGATGATGTCACCATCGGTGATTTACAAGATGTCCGCAAGATGCCGGTGGTTGAACTCAGTAGTTTTCGTGACAGTCTGGCCCCAGCGATCCAGGCCGTGCTGCCCACGGCCTGGCAGCCGAAAGATACCGGGCGGGTCCGGCGACTGGGGCCGATTGTGGTGCGCACATGAGTTGGGGCAATGTGGCACTCTCGGATGAAATCCGACATCAGCTCGTGCTTGCGGCGGTGGCGCAGGTGCGTGGTCTGCCGCTGGATGTGATTCGTGACCGCGAGCGCCTGCTCGAACCGGCG
Protein-coding regions in this window:
- the cpaB gene encoding Flp pilus assembly protein CpaB, translated to MKRIPILIVALIGLALLFAWYQSQPVNQAQPVIVAANGLPAGHVIQATDLKTVRLDPDVIPEGAFSQIDALIGQPVGVTRTIGDIITQTHLGEVSLPLYPGERAIGISLSDSGGLAGLLQAGDYVDVTAVMLRTEGSSNVYSKVVAEDLRVIYVSPDFRALELNPEAQATAQASGSSYATTQKRSARGTVNLAVPIDATVVSYVFADAIGHQSVTVSLLDLLPALDHSTDVEMSLLMSNSAAVQDGPIYSSGVFLPDLVVRPDEHSATPTPVMYLQTTPTP
- a CDS encoding AAA family ATPase; the protein is MNTLDTGRVRLLLAGQPQQVQAWAGWFALQEQIETLTAIQAPSVLPQLHRAQVALLDASLFTPQKLLELLGNNGQHPIYVRLPHLQAAQAQKIEGALRHYATVHGVYTGEVPLEVITPQITALQGVMKPIVPTPGLTPAQAETPPVVIGVWNGEGGVGKTTVSTNLSYAIAQQGLKTLYLNLDAPDDGAFKLKLKAFPNIDHWRTKPTADYLATLIQNAGMLDVLAGFRDVFSQEETIKTDADQPGSIAQLIEQAKAHYQVIVMDTPQAHIAPHVLPLCNQLILVAGPGSGDVYRTVVAYRTVVDQTGSISDDAVHVVVNRVQPGHRLSAEEWSDAATQKLGRKFPPVVAQIQDDVTIGDLQDVRKMPVVELSSFRDSLAPAIQAVLPTAWQPKDTGRVRRLGPIVVRT